GTTGATGGACACCATCAGGCCCAGGCTCATGCAGGCGCCGATGACCTTGACCACCGGGGTGTTGTTCATCAGGGTGGCGAGGTCGTTGACGGTCACGAACTCGGTGACCTTCAGCACCTTCTGCTCGGCCATCGCCTCCGCCATCTCCTCCTGCGTACGCTGGGCGGCAGCCTCGCGCTTCTCCTTGCGGTACTTGGCGCCGAAGTTGTTCTTCTTGCCCTCGTTCATCTTGGCGTAGGTCTCCTTGACCTGCTTCTGGATCTCCTTCTGGAGCTCCTCCTGCTGGGCCTCGGTGAGTTGCGGCTTGAAGCGGTCGCGGTCGCGCTTGCGGCCCTTGCCCGCCTGCTGGTTCTGCTGGTTCTGCTGCTGGCGGTTGTTGTCCTTCTTGGGATTCTTCTCAATGTTGGCGCCGGCCTTGGCCACGTCGACCTTCTGCGTGCCCTTGCTGATGCGCTCGCGCTTCTTGGGCTTGCGGTCGAACTGGCTGAGGTCGATCTTGCCGACCACCTTGAGGGCGGGCGAAGCGCCGGCTTCCTCCTGGGCCTTCGGCTCAGGACGCGCCGCCGGCTCCGGTGCGGCCACCGGTTCCTCGGGAGCCACTTCGGGCTCCGGCTCGGCGATCTCCGGCTCCGGCTCTACGGCCGGGGCCTCGGGCTCCGCCTCCGGCGCCTCCGGCTCCACCTCGGGCACCTCCGGCTCCGGCTCTGCGGCCGGCGCCTGCGGGGCCGCCGGCTCCTCCGGCTCGACGGCCGGTTCCGGCTGCGGTTCCGGCTGCGGGACAGGCGTCTCCTCGGGCTGGGGCGTCTCCTTCTTGGCGTTGATGAACGTATTGCTCTTGATGATCGTCTCCTGCTCGGGTTCTTCCTCCTCCTCGGCCTGCTCGCGGGCGGAGCGGTGGCCGCTCTTCTCCAGGATCTCGGTGATCTTCACCTCGACCTTGTCGGCGGCCTGCTTCAGCTCGAGATCCTTGCCGAACTGCTTGTTGAGCACGGGGAGGAACTCGTCAGAGACTTTCGCATTGGGGTTTGCCTCGACCTCGACGCCCTGTTTCTGGAGGAAATCCACCAGGTCGGCAAGACCGATGTTGAATTGTCTGAGTAGTTTGCTTATTCTGATATCTGCCATTCTGTCTAGTCTTCGAATTCTGCTTTAAGGATGTTAAGGACTTCCTCGACGGTCTCGTCCTCGAGGTCGGCACGCTTGGCGATATCCTCCGGAGAGAGGGCCAGCACGCCTTTGGCGGTGTCGCAGCCGATCGCCTCGAGGCGGTCGATGATCCACTGGTCGATGACATCGGAGAATTCGCTCAGGAGCACGTCTTCCTCCTCGCTGCTCTCGCCCTTCGGGAGCTCGCGGTACACTTCGATCTCACGGTCGACCAGCATGCCGGCCAGCTGGATGTTGACGCCGTGGCGGCCGATACCCTTGCTGACCTGGTCCGGCTGCATGAACACCTTCACCTTGTCGTCCGGGCCCTCGCCCATCTCGATGTAGGAGACGACGGCGGGATTGAGGGCGCGCTGGATCATCAGCTTGGGGTTCTGGGACCACTGGATCACGTCGATGTTCTCGTTGCGCAGCTCGCGGACGATGCCCATGATACGGCCGCCCTTGACGCCGATGCAGGCGCCGATCGGGTCGATGCGGTCGTCGTAGGACTCCACGGCCACCTTGGCACGCTCGCCCGGCACGCGGACCACCTTCTTGACGGTGATCAGGCCGTCGGCGATCTCCGGGACCTCCTGCTCGAAGAGGCGCTCCAGGAACTCGTTGGACACGCGGCTGAGCGTGATGTACGGCGTGGTGTTGTTCTTCATCTCCACGCTCTTGATGACGGCGCGGACGGAATCGCTCTTCTTGAAGCGCTCGCCGGGAATCTGCTCGCTCTTCGGGATGTGCAGTTCGTTGCCGTCCTCGTCGAGGATGAGCACTTCCTTGGACCAGGTCTGGTAGACCTCGCCGTAGAAGAGTTCGCCCACCTTCTCGGAATATTTCTTGAAGACGTTGGCCTTCTCGATGTCCATGATGCGGCCCTGAAGGTTCTGGCGGATATTGAGGATGCCGCGGCGGCCGAAGGCGGCCAGCGGCAGTTTCTTGGTGTACTGGTCACCGATCTCATAGTCGTCGGCGTCGCCGCCATCCTCGCGGATGCCCTCGATGGTGATCTCGGCGTACGGGTTCTCCACTTCCTCCACCACGTCGAAGTTCTGGTAGATCTCGCAGGTACCCTTGTCCACGTTGACGATCACGTCGAAGTTGTCAGACGAGCCATAGGTCTTGGCAATCTGGGTCAGGAAGACGTCTTTGAGGACCTGCATCATCACAGGACGGTCGATGTTCTTCTCCTCTTTGAAGTCCTTGAAGGCGTCGATAAGCGTAATTACTTTTTCTTTTTCCATTATTGTCGTTATTCTTTGATTGTTTGCAACATTTCGTCCGCTTCCGCGGCGTCGATCCCCACGGAACCGACGGTGAGGGCGTAATCCTCGATATTGCGGTCGAAGGCGGCCAGCACGGCCCGGTGTACGTATTCGCAGTCGGCCAGCTCGACGTCGGCGTCCGCCTTGTCGATCGTGACCTCGAACACGTTGTCGTCGTCGTTGAACATGATGTCAACCAGGGAGCAGCCGCGCTCCGCGACGGCCTTCTCCACCACTTTTTCGAATTCTGTCCTGTCCATACTAATAAAAAAGAAGACCTCAACCGGGCCTTCCATCTCGTTCACAGGTGCAAAGATAAGTATTTTTTTGTATATTCGCCAAAACTTTGTGATTATGAAGAGACTTACAATCCTTTCCATCGTCTGCGCCTTCTTCCTGGGCGCCCTCACTTCGTGCAACATCCTTGACAAGGAATACGAATACTCCTTCGGCTATGACGTCCAGGTCTCCGTCGACGACGAGAACGACAGCAAGGCCCTCCAGGAATATTTCAAGACCAATTATACAGAGAAGAAACAGCCCACGCATTTCGGCATTGCCAACGACTGCCTGGTCTATTTCATCGACTACTTCGTGGAGCAGCAGAAGACCTTCGACGACGAATTCATCTACAGCCACCTCAAGAAGGATACGGACTTCGTCGTCGTCATGGCGAACATGTCCATCCCCAAGAACAAGGTGTGGGTCGGCACCCGGGTCTGGCGCGCCGGCGGCGAAGCGGACTCGGACACCCCGGCCGCACAATAGCCCCTACAGCAGATATTCCAGCGAGGCGGGGCCTTCGTTGAAGAGCAGATCCATGATGGAAAGGCCCGGGATGAACCCGTGGCGTTCCGAAAATACCTGATAATAAGGCCGTTCGACGCCCAGCTCACGCAGGATGCCGTTCGGCCTTTTCGGATGGATGTCCACCACGTCCGGCATGAATTCCGCCGTGGGGATGAGCTCCGTCCGCAGGCCGATCTTCTGCAGGAAGAAGCGGATGATGCGCATATCGAGCTCCCAGAGCGTCCGCGGATGCGCGTCCAGGATGGCGAAGAGCTCGTCCCGATAATACTCGAAATAGGCGGACGAGCGGTAGGCCGTCTCGATGCAGCGCTCCGCCTTCTCCACCCACGGGGTGGAATAATCCACCTCGATCTCCCGGATCGGGAGGCTGAACGTCCCGTTCCGGTGCCTGACCGGGAAACTGAGATTCTGCACGCCGTCCGCCGCATAGATGCGGCAACGGTTGCGGTAGGACTGCTTCTGGTAGTTCTCGCAGGCCTCCACATAAACCGAAGAATACTTTGCGAGGACCGCAAAGTATTCTACCGGAGGGAACCAGGCGATGGTCAGCGTAGGCACAGCCTATTCGATTTCGCCCTTGGAACCGATGTCCATGCCGCGGACGATGCCGCGCTTGGAGTTGCGGATGAATTCCAGGATGGTGTCACGCTCCACGGACTGCGGGAAGCCGGCTTCGACCTTGGTGCAGCCGTCGGAGATGTTGTAGCCCTGGTAATAGATGGTGTCGTAGATATCCTTGATGTTGCGGATCACGTCGGTGTCGAAGCCGCGACGGCGCAGGCCCACGATGTTGATGCCGGAGTAGCAGATCGGGTTGCGGCCGCAGATGGAGTAAGGCGGGATGTCCTTGTTGACGGCGGAGCCGCCGCCCACCATCGCGTGCGTGCCGATGTGGGAGAACTGGTGCACGACGGTGCTGCCGCCGATAATCGCCCAGTCGTCCACGTCCGTCTCGCCGGCGATGCCGACATAGCTCACGAGGATGCAGTGGTTGCCCACGCGGCAGTCGTGCGCGATGTGCACATAGGACATGATGAGGGTGTCGTTGCCCACGCGGGTGACGCCCTTGCCGCTGGCCTTGGTGCCGCGGTTGATGGTAGCGCACTCACGGATGGTCACACGGTCGCCGATCTCCACGTAAGTGACCTCACCGTCGAATTTGAGGTCCTGCGGGACGGCGCCGACGACGGCGCCCGGGAAGACCTGGCAGCCATTGCCCATCTTGACATAGGAGAAGATGGTGGCGTGGGGCAGGATCTTGCAGTTGTCGCCGATCTCTACGTTGTCGTCGATATAAGCGTACGGGCCGACCTCGACGTTCTCGCCGAGCTTGGCGCCGGGATGGACGGTAGCCAGAGGATGTATTTTCGTCATGCTTTCTTGATTTTGGCTAGGGCCGCACGACTTGCCAGGCTGTTGATCGTGTGGCCGGGTTTATAGGCTGTAATCCGCGCCTTCGGGAAGCCTCCCGCCAGGCGCATGTCCCCGATCAGGTCGAGCAGCTTGTGGCGCCCGCACTCGTCCGGGAAATGAAGTTTGATGTTGCTCAGGTAGCCGGCCTCCGTCACGGAGAGATGCGGCATCCCGAACAGGACACACATGTTGTCGATCTGCTCCGGCGTGACCGGATGCTCGACGATCACGATCGCGTTGTCCACGTCGCCGCCCTTGACCAGGCCGCGGGCGGCCAGGAACTCGAGCTCGTGCATGAACACGAAGGTGCGGCAGGGAGCGATCTGTCCGACATAGTCGGTATTCTCAGACCAGCGCGCCTTCTGCACGCCCAGCACGCGGGAGCCGAAGTCGACCGTGACCTCGAAGGACATCTCCTCGGCCGGTTCGACCCGCACCCACGATCCCGTCCGCTCGTCGGCGACCTCGAAAGGTTCCGCGAATTCGAGCCAGACGCGCTCGGCGTCCTGCACCTGCAGGCCGTCCGGAGCGATGGCACGGACATAGCGCTCGGCGCTGCCGTCCAGGATGGGTACTTCTTCGTTGTCTATTTCGATGCGGGCGTTGTCCACGCCCAGGCCCGTCAGGGCCGACATCAGGTGTTCTATCGTAACCACGTTGACCTCGCCGGAGGAAACCGTGGTGCTGCGGTCGGTGCGCGTAATCGCGGACGCGACGGCAGGAATCTCGACACCGACGTCCGTACGGACGAAACGGATGCCGAAATTGGCAGGGGCAGGTTGTATTGTCAGGTGGGCGTATTTGCCCGTGTGAAGGCCGCGTCCTTCAAAAGTATACTCGCGGGTCAGTGTCTGCTGATTCATTCGGGCGGCAAAGATACGAATAATTATTTTAATCTATTCTTCTTCACCGGCGCGCTTGAATTTCGCAAACGCTTTCAGATAAGTTCGATGGAGGATGGCAGGCATTCCCCACAAAGTCTCTCCCGGCTTGCGGACGTTGCCGATGACGCCGCTCTTGGCGCCGACCGTGGTGTGGTCGGCGATCTTGATGTGCCCGACAATGCCCACCTGGCCGGCCAGGATGCATCCCTCGCCGATCTGCGTGGACCCGGCGATGCCCGTCTGGGCCGCCATCGCCGTATTCTTGCCCACCACGACATTGTGCGCGATCTGGCAGAGGTTGTCGATGCGGACGCCGTCCTCGATGATGGTGGACTCCATCGGCGCGCGGTCGACCGTCGTGTTGGAGCCGATCTCCACGTCGTTGCCGATGACCACGTTGCCCAGATGCTCGATCTTGCGCCAGGAGCCGTCGGGCTGCGGGGCGTTGCCGAAACCGTCGTCGCCGATGATGCATCCGGCATGCAGAATCACGCGGTCGCCGATCACCATGCTCGGGAAGATATGGACGCCCGGATAGATAATGCAGTAGGAGCCGATCTTCGTCCCGGCACCGATCGTCACGTTGTTGTAGATGATCGTCCCCTCGCCGATCCGGCAGTCCTTGCCGATCGTCACGAAGTCGCCCACGCTGACCTTCCTGCCGAGCTTCGCGCTCCAGGCGATGCGGGAGCGCAGCGAACGGCGGCGGCGGTATTTCTTCCGCTGCTCGGCCATGTACTTGAGCAGGTCCGCCAGGGCGCCGTAGGCGTTCTCCACGCGGACGAGCGTCGGCGTCACCGCCTGCCTGGGGGCAAAATCAGAATTAACCAGCAAGACCGAAGCCTTGCTGGTATAGACATATTGTTCGTATTTCGGATTGGCGTAGAAAGAGAGCTGTCCGGGTTTGCCGTGCTCGATCTTCGCGAAGGCCGTCACTTTGGCGGAAGGGTCCCCTTCTACGGTACCGTGGAGGATTTCGGCCAGTTGTTTTGCTGTCAGTTCCATCAAATGTCTGTTTGTTTCCGGGCTGGAGCCCGTTTCGGATTAGAACCTCCAGCCCAGCGTCAAGGCCACGTTCCAGAGGTCGTAGTGATTCAGGATCTTGGGCGAGGTGAAATACTGTTCGTTGCCGTATTTGTCGCTACCCGCGTAGTCGTAGTAAGGAGAGAAGGTGGCGTCCACATAGCGGATCTTCCGGAGCGACGCGTCCATGAAGAAGGAGCCGGGCGAGGAATAACCGATACCGCAGGACCAGGCGCGCGTCTTGTCGCCATAGTAATGCGCAGACACCAGACTGTTCTTGTGGCCGGCGAAGTCCTCATAATCCCGCAGGAAAGAGTCGGCGGTCACCTCCTTGCCGTTGGCGTCGGTCCAGTAACGCTCCGGAGAGGTGGACACGGAATAGCCGGCACGGACGGACCATTCGGAGCTGAGCCGCATCTCGGCGCCGAGACGGAAGGCGCGGGAAACGCCCGCGAAATAGCGGTTGGCCTGGTTCTGGGCCTGGAAGCGGTCATCGGTCATCCAGCGCTCGTTGGCATCGCGGAAGCGCATGACGCTGTAGTCCGCGATCTCATAGTCGGCGCTGATGAAGCCGGACTTGCCGAACGTAAACGCCGCACCGAAAGATGCGATGTACGGCGAGCGGAGCGAGTAGGAATACTCACCAACCGGGGAATTGGCGGACTTGCCGGCATCGTCGACCAGCGCGAGACGGCCCGAATACTGCCAGGTCTCGGAAATGGTATACGCGGTCGGGGTCTGGAAGGATGCGCCGAGGCGGAGGCCCTTGATGGGACGGGCGATGACGCCCACCTTGGCGTAAATGCCGTTCACGTCGGCCGTGTACTGATTATTGAAGCTGGCGCGCTTGAAATAAGCCCGGGTGCCGTTTTCGTAGTCGATCGGGAACTGGGCCGGGTCGGCCGCAGCCTCATAGTAGCTCTCGGAATAACGGTAGCGGCCCGTAGGCAGGCCCAGGTTGAAACCGAAATAGAGCTGGTCGGAGAAGTTGAAGCCGACGTTCAGGATCAGGTCGTTCTTGCTGCCGGTCTTGGTGCGGTAGGAAGTCTGCGCCAGGGCGCCGGGGACATAGGTGTAGGCCAGGTCCGGAGCGATGGTCTCCGTGATGCCGGCGTACACAGGCTTGCCGTCGTCATAGGCGAACTCCCCGAGCAGGCCGCTCTGATAGGCGGTCAGGAGATCCCAGGAAACGCCGGAATTGTCGAACGACCGGCCATCGTTGAGGACGTCCGGTTCCAGGCCATAGGCGGACCAGGCCATCTCGCCGAAACGGGAAGAACGGCTGTTGGTGCCGAAGCCTTCCGCATCGAAGTTGTAGTTGTCCGTCTGGTTGCTCAGGAATCCGAAGGTGACGCCCTTGAGGCCATAGCGGTTGCCGGTCTCGATATTGAAGGTCACGCCGATGTTCGGGAGGTTCATCCGGCCGTTGGTCAGCCGGGTGGACAGGCCGTAGGCATCCTCTCCCTCCGGCGAGAAGGCGGAGGAGACCGAGGAGACGGTCAGACCGGGCGTGATGACGAACTGGCCGTAGGGAGCCACCGCGGAACCCGCCGGGTTGATCCCGATGGAGCCGAGATCGCCGCCCAGGGCGGTCATGGCGTTGCCCAGGGCCATGCTTCGGGCCGTACCATAATAATGGTTCTGGCTGAAGAGGATGGCATCGTACGTATCCTGCGCGCCGGCGAAAAACGCCGCTGCGACGAATAATCCTGCTGAAAGAACGATCTTTTTCATTTTAGTCTTCTTGAAATGTTTATTACAGTTTTCCATAATTCCCGGACGGGGGTCCGGGAGATTGTGCGCCCCTGACACGGGGCGAAGGTTATGTATGCTTATCTGCGTCCGCCGCCGCTACGGCTGCCGCCACCGCCGCTGTGCGAGGAACTGCCGGTGCTGCCGCCGCTGCGGCTGCCACCGCCGCCACCGTAGCTGCTGCCGCCGCCGGAGCTGCGGGTGGAACTGCTGCTGGAGCTGCTGCGGGAAGAGCTGCTGGAGGAGCTGTAGCTGCGCGTTTCGCTGCTGGAAGAAGAGCTGCTGCGCGCATTGCTGCTGGAACCGGTGCGGGAGCTGCCGGAGCTGTAGGAACGCGTGGAAGAGCCGCTGTTCACGCTGGAAGAAGAGCTGCGCGCGCTGGAAGAAGAGCTGCGCGTAGCGGAACGCACCGTGCCGTCTCCGCGGGTCGAGCCGGACGTGGACGGACCGTTGTACCGGTCGGACTGGGTCCGGAGGGAGGAACGGGTGGAAGTGCGCGAGCCCGAAGTACGGCTGCCGCCGAGGACGCTGCCGCCGGCCGAGCCGGCCGTGCCGTAGCGGAGGTTGCTGCCGCTGCCCGGACGGCGCTCGCGGCTGCCGCCGGACTCCGTCGTGTAGCGCGGCGTGTAGACGCGGTTGGCGAAGCTGCTGCCGCTGCCGCCCCAGTATCCGCCGGGATAATAGGGATGGTCGTACCAGCCGTAGCGGTAGCCGTATCCGCCATAATACCAGGGATCGTAGTACCAGGGATCATACCAGCCGGAATACCAGCCGAATCTCCCGTATCCGTAGTACCAGGGGTCATACCAGCCGCCATAGTAGCGGTGGTGCCAGAAGTAGGGGCTGTAGCTCAAGCCGTAGTAGGGAGAATAATAATAGTAGTCATAGCGGCTGTACCAGGGATAGTCCCAGGGGTCGTCCAGGACGACCACCAGCGTATCCAGGCCGTTCTTGCGGGCAATCTCGGCGGCCGCCATGCGTTCAAAATCCTCTTCGGTATACAGGGGAACGACGGCGGTTTCCTCGCCAGGAGCCAGATAGATACTGTCCGGGTACCGCTGCTGCGAATATTGGGCAGGGGTGCCACAGGATGCCAACATCAGAAGGATGGGCAGGAAAAGTGTCGCGCTCCGTTTCATAATTTAGTCT
This Bacteroidales bacterium WCE2004 DNA region includes the following protein-coding sequences:
- a CDS encoding NusA antitermination factor; its protein translation is MEKEKVITLIDAFKDFKEEKNIDRPVMMQVLKDVFLTQIAKTYGSSDNFDVIVNVDKGTCEIYQNFDVVEEVENPYAEITIEGIREDGGDADDYEIGDQYTKKLPLAAFGRRGILNIRQNLQGRIMDIEKANVFKKYSEKVGELFYGEVYQTWSKEVLILDEDGNELHIPKSEQIPGERFKKSDSVRAVIKSVEMKNNTTPYITLSRVSNEFLERLFEQEVPEIADGLITVKKVVRVPGERAKVAVESYDDRIDPIGACIGVKGGRIMGIVRELRNENIDVIQWSQNPKLMIQRALNPAVVSYIEMGEGPDDKVKVFMQPDQVSKGIGRHGVNIQLAGMLVDREIEVYRELPKGESSEEEDVLLSEFSDVIDQWIIDRLEAIGCDTAKGVLALSPEDIAKRADLEDETVEEVLNILKAEFED
- a CDS encoding Putative ribosome maturation factor RimP codes for the protein MEGPVEVFFFISMDRTEFEKVVEKAVAERGCSLVDIMFNDDDNVFEVTIDKADADVELADCEYVHRAVLAAFDRNIEDYALTVGSVGIDAAEADEMLQTIKE
- a CDS encoding WbqC-like protein family protein; amino-acid sequence: MPTLTIAWFPPVEYFAVLAKYSSVYVEACENYQKQSYRNRCRIYAADGVQNLSFPVRHRNGTFSLPIREIEVDYSTPWVEKAERCIETAYRSSAYFEYYRDELFAILDAHPRTLWELDMRIIRFFLQKIGLRTELIPTAEFMPDVVDIHPKRPNGILRELGVERPYYQVFSERHGFIPGLSIMDLLFNEGPASLEYLL
- a CDS encoding acyl-[acyl-carrier-protein]--UDP-N-acetylglucosamine O-acyltransferase: MTKIHPLATVHPGAKLGENVEVGPYAYIDDNVEIGDNCKILPHATIFSYVKMGNGCQVFPGAVVGAVPQDLKFDGEVTYVEIGDRVTIRECATINRGTKASGKGVTRVGNDTLIMSYVHIAHDCRVGNHCILVSYVGIAGETDVDDWAIIGGSTVVHQFSHIGTHAMVGGGSAVNKDIPPYSICGRNPICYSGINIVGLRRRGFDTDVIRNIKDIYDTIYYQGYNISDGCTKVEAGFPQSVERDTILEFIRNSKRGIVRGMDIGSKGEIE
- a CDS encoding UDP-3-0-acyl N-acetylglucosamine deacetylase; the encoded protein is MNQQTLTREYTFEGRGLHTGKYAHLTIQPAPANFGIRFVRTDVGVEIPAVASAITRTDRSTTVSSGEVNVVTIEHLMSALTGLGVDNARIEIDNEEVPILDGSAERYVRAIAPDGLQVQDAERVWLEFAEPFEVADERTGSWVRVEPAEEMSFEVTVDFGSRVLGVQKARWSENTDYVGQIAPCRTFVFMHELEFLAARGLVKGGDVDNAIVIVEHPVTPEQIDNMCVLFGMPHLSVTEAGYLSNIKLHFPDECGRHKLLDLIGDMRLAGGFPKARITAYKPGHTINSLASRAALAKIKKA
- a CDS encoding UDP-3-O-[3-hydroxymyristoyl] glucosamine N-acyltransferase → MELTAKQLAEILHGTVEGDPSAKVTAFAKIEHGKPGQLSFYANPKYEQYVYTSKASVLLVNSDFAPRQAVTPTLVRVENAYGALADLLKYMAEQRKKYRRRRSLRSRIAWSAKLGRKVSVGDFVTIGKDCRIGEGTIIYNNVTIGAGTKIGSYCIIYPGVHIFPSMVIGDRVILHAGCIIGDDGFGNAPQPDGSWRKIEHLGNVVIGNDVEIGSNTTVDRAPMESTIIEDGVRIDNLCQIAHNVVVGKNTAMAAQTGIAGSTQIGEGCILAGQVGIVGHIKIADHTTVGAKSGVIGNVRKPGETLWGMPAILHRTYLKAFAKFKRAGEEE